The following is a genomic window from Amycolatopsis sp. BJA-103.
CCGCTCCCGCGACGGTCTGATCGGCCGCCAGCTCACCATCCGCTGACCCACCCCTCGCGTTTCGTCCTCTGGTTGCGGTAGTTGCACGCGCATCTACCGCAATCAGAGGACGAATTGCGTCAGGATGGGCGCGTGATCCTTCATATCTGTGGGCAGGGCGAGTGGGCGGCGGTGCCCGAAGGCGGCGTCTACACCGCCGCGTCCCTCGATTCCGACGGCTTCATCCACTGCTCGGACCCGGGAACGGCGCATATCCCGGCCGGCGCCGTGTTCCCCGGCCGCACCGATCTGGTGCTGCTGGAGATCGACCCGGCGCTCGTCGGCGCGCCCGTCGTCTGGGAGGACGGCGACCCGCCGCATCCGGCCGGGATCCAGTTTCCCCATGTGTACGGTCCGATACCGCGTAACGCGGTGGTGGCCGTGCACGAATTCCCTCTTCGGGGGGACGGTTCGTTCAAGATTCCCGAGTCCGTGTCGAGACGTTGAGAAGCGCAACGCCTCACCCGGACGGGCGTCTCTCGAAATGGTTCGCGGCTGAAGACAACCTGTGGGGGCGGTCATGCGTTTCGGGAGAGGTGAGCCAGAGATACCTGGCCGAGTGACCCCGGGAGGAGGCGATACGGTGACCGCTGCCGCGACGGTCATCTCGGGGACGGATGTCTGGGGGTCCGGCGAGACCCGAGGGAGAGACGTGCCGGCCGAGCTCACCGACTTCGGCGACTTCGTGCAGGCCAGCCTGCCGGGTCTGCTCAGGTACGGCCACGCCCTCACCGGGAACCCGCACGACGCCGCCGACCTGGTCCAGACCGTGCTGGAGAAGATCGGCTCGCGCTGGTCCTACGTCCAGCACAAGACCGGCGACCCGATGGCCTACATCCGCCGTTCGATGGCCAACGCGCACGTCAGCCGGTGGCGCCGGACCAAACGGGAGAGCCTGGTCGCCGACCTGCCGGACACGCAGCCGTACAGTCCGGCTGATCCGTTCGAGCACGAGCCGCTGTGGCAGGCGTTACGCGCGCTGCCGCCGAGGCAACGCGCGGTGATGGTCCTGCGTTACTACGAGGGGCTGTCCGAAGCGGAGATCGCGGATTCGCTCGGCATCAGCCAGGGCACCGTCAAAAGCCAGGCGAGCAAGGCGATCGCGTCGCTGCGCACGAAGCTCGCACTGTTCGAGCCCAAAGGTGAAGGGAGGGAAGCGGGATGAACATGTCCGAGGAGGACGTGCAGCAAAAGCTGCGTGACCTGTTCTCAGATGAGCGGATGGGCGCGGGATCCACGCTGAATCCCGAGACGATCGTCGAGGGCGCCCGTCGTCGCCGTCGTCGCCGCCAGATGATCCAGACGACGAGCGGGATGGCCGCCGCGGTGGTCATGGTCGGCAGCGGGCTCGCGGTCTTCTCGATCCACTCGAAGGACAACGGCGCGGTCATCTCGGCCGATCAGCTCAGCATGGGACAGTCCGCGACCAGCCAGGTGCAGCCGGGACCGGGGACTTCGGCGCCGCCGGTGTCGTCGTCGGCGGCAGCGCCGACCCAGACGTCCGTGCCACCGCCGTCGACGGCCTCCGACGGGCCCGTCAAGCCGCCGAAGAGCACCGCGGCCACGAAACCGCCCGCGCAGGGCAAGGTGACCACCGGCGCGCTGCTGACCTCAGCCGGGTTCGGCAAGCTCCGGCTCGGGATGAGCGAGGCCGAGGCCGAGGCCACCGCCGGGCCGCTGCGGGCGAAAGAGGTCCGTGGCGCTTGCACCTACGGCTATGCGGAGGGATCCGCCGTTCCGGGGCCGACGTCGGTGTCGCTGACCGAGGGCAACGGGATCACCGTCATCAACCCGGCCGGCACGGTGCACACCCCGGAAGGGATCGGGGTCGGCTCGACCGAGGCGGACATCCTCGCCGCGTACCCCGGCAGCACGAAGGACGGCAGCGCCTACGTCGCGCCCGCCGGCGCGGTGAGCGCGTACCGGATCTTCGTGGCCAACGACGGGTCGGCCGTCAGCATCTTGCTGACCAGCCTCAACCAGGACTGCCAGTTCAGCTGAGGTCGTCCGCGCGCAGAAGAAAACCCGGGCTGCTCCAAGGGGGAGAGCCCGGGTTTTCTCTGTGGTGGGAGAGCGGTCAGTGCGTCAGAGCGCGCCGCCCGCGACCGGGGGCATCCCCGTGTCGGCTCCGCCGTCCCCGATGGACTCGCGGTGCAGGTGGTTCTCCACCTCGAACAGGTTGCCGTTGGCGCGTTTGACGATGTTGAGCAGCGTGGACATCTGGGAGATCTCTTCGACCTGCTCCTTGAGGAACCACTGCGTGAACTGCTCGCCGATGTAGTCCTCTTCGGCGCGGGCGGCCTTGGCCAGCTGCTGGATGTCGGTCGCGACGTCCTTCTCCTGCTGCAGCGCCAGCTCGATGAGTTCGGTGACGTCGGAGAACGTGTTGCGCACGTCGCCGGTGCCGGGGATCTCGACGTGGTGGTCGGTGTCCAGCATGTACTGGATCAGCGCCATCGCGTGATTGCGCTCCTCGACGGACTGCTTGTAGAAGTGCTTCGCGAGCTGCGGCAGGTCCTCGGCGTCGAACCAGACCGCGAGCGCGATGTACTGCTGGGAGGCGTTGAACTCGTTGTGGATCTGCGCCTGCAGCAGTTCGTAGAACTTCGAGCGCGGTTGCTTCTTGATGAGGGCCATGCATTCAAAGATACGTCATGCGCTATTCGATTTCCACTTTTGCCTGGTGATCTACCCCCTATTAGGTTACCATTACCGACAATAGGTCCACCTCAATTAAGTAAGCCTTCCCTAATCAATTCTGATCGATTAGGGAAGGCTTACTTAATTTTTGTTTCAGATGCTTTCGCGCCGGATCGGGCACGACATGCAGCGCGGCCCGCCGCGGCCGGAGCCCAGCTCGGAGCCGGTGATGGCCAGCACCTCGATACCGGCCTCCTCCAAGCGGGCGTTGGTTTCCACGTTGCGTTCATAGCCGACGACGACGCCGGGCGCGAGCGCGAGGGTGTTGTTCCCGTCGTCCCATTGCTCGCGTTCCGCGGTGACCGGGTCGAGCCCGGTGTCGATGACGCGGAGCCGGTCGATTCCCATTGCTTCGGCGGCCGCGGTGAGGAATGGGGCCGGGCCTTCCACCTTCATGGAACCGTCATCGGTCGGCCGCATGGTGAACGCGGTCAGCGAATCGCGGGAAAGCGGATACATGACCACGGCGTCGGCGGCGACCATCGTGCAGACGGTGTCCAGGTGCATGGTCGCGCGGGTCTGCTGGATCGGGACGGCGAGCACGGTGTGCGCGATCCCGTCCGCGAACACCGACCGCGCCAGCGACTCCGCGCCCGCCGCGGTGGTCCGTTCGCCGACGCCGATGGCCAGGACGCCCGGCGAGAGCAGCATGACGTCGCCGCCTTCGATCGGCGCCGAATGCGCGCCGTACGCGCGGGACGCGTGGCGGAACCACGGGTGGTAGGCGTAGATCAGGTCCAGGACGGCGGTCTCGCGGACGCGAGCGGGCATGGTGAGCGAGGAGACCGCGACGCGGTCGCCGATCCACGCCGACGAGTCACGGGTGAACAGCAGGTTCGGCAGCGGATCGACGGCGAAGTCGTTCGGGTGGTTCATCAGCCGGACCAGCGAGACCCCCTCGGCGGCGGGGAGTTCCTCGAACGTCATCCCGGCCATCAGGGCCTCGGCCAGCACCTCCGGGGAGACGCTCGACAGGTGGGAACGGAGCGAATCGGCCAGATCGAGCCCGAGCCGCCGCTCGTCGACCGCCGCGTGCACGCCCGCCGCGTGGGCACGGGTGTCCGCGAGCGCCGTGCGCAGCGCGTCGGCCAGCAGCAGCACCTCGACACCGCGGCCGCGCAGCACCTCGGCGAACGCGTCGTGCTCCTCCTGCGCGCGGTCCACCCAGGGGATGGAATCGAACAGGAGCTGGTCGTTGTTGCGAGGCGTGAGCCTTTTGAGCTCGTTGCCGGGCCGGTGCAGCAGAACCGCACGCAGGGGGCCGACTTCGCTGTCAACTCGGGGTGGAGTCGTCTCGTCAATCACTCCGCGAGCTTAGCTAGGGAAGCCAGGAAACTCGCCCCTTGAGCAGCGCGTATCCGACGAAGGAGACGAAGTCGAGCGCGGTGTGCGCGGCGATCAGCGGCCACAGGCGGTTCGTCTTCTGCCACAGTCTGCCGAACACCAGGCCCATCACGACATTGCCGACGAAACCGCCGAAACCCTGATACAGGTGATACGACCCGCGAAGCACGGACGAGGCGACCAGTGACGTGTTCTCGCGCAGCCCGAGTTGCCGCAGCCTGGTCAGCAGGTACGCGACGACGAGCACCTCTTCGGCGAACGCGTTCCCGAAGGCCGACAACGTCAGCGTGATCGGGCGCCACCACGTTTCGCCCAAAGTGGACGGTTGCACCGACAGGCTGAATCCGAGGCTGTAGGAAAGGAAGTACAGCCCCAGTCCCGGAATCCCGATCACCGCGGCGAGCAGGAGGCCGTGCAGGACGTCGCGGCCGGGGCGACGGCGGTCCAGCCCGATCTGCGCGAGCTTCATCCCGCCGCGCCACAACAGGTACAGCCCGAGCGCGCCCCAGCCGACCAGCTGGCCCGCGCTCAAGAGCTGCTTGAGCAGGTCTACCAGGCTCAGCGTCGCCTGGGGGACGTTGAGCTGGGCTTGTTGTTGCGCCAGCGGGACGGGCTGCAGCAGCGAGTCCACAAGGGACAGCAGACTGCGCAGCCCGGACAGGCCGAGGGTGATTCCGAAGACGACGACCAGTTCGATGACGATCGCGCGGCGGCGCGCCGGGTCTTCCACGAATTCCGGCAGCGCCGGGCGTTCGGGACGCAGCCAGCTCATCGGTCGCACGTTACCGTCGGGTCATGCCAAGGAGCATCGCGACCAACGAAACCGTCGACCGTGCCGCGCTGGTCGACTTCCTGTCCACCCGCCACCGGGCGGTCCTGATGACCACCAAGGCCGACGGCGGCCCGCAGCTCTCGCCGGTGACCTGCGGCGTCGACGGCGAAGGCCGCCTGGTCGTCTCCACGTATCCGAAGCGTGCGAAGGTCGTCAACGTCCGGCGCGAACCGAAGGTGTCCGCCTGTGTCCTTTCCGACGAGTGGAATGGCCAGTGGGTGCAGCTGAACGGCACCGCCGAGGTCCTCGACCTCCCCGACTCGGTCGAGCCGCTGGTCGACTACTTCCGGGCGATTTCGGGCGAGCACCCCGACTGGGACGAGTACCGCGAAGCGATGGTGAAGCAGGGCAAGAGCATCATCCGCGTCACCATCGACTCGTGGGGCCCGATCGCCAAGGGGGGTTTTCCGGCGGAACTCGCCTAACCCTCGGAGAAGAACGGGCAGCCGACCAGCCTGCGGATCTCGCCGGCGAGCTGCGGCGGTCCTTCGACCGGGCGCGAGAACGCGAGCCGGACGTCGTGGTCTCCGGAGTCGGCCTCGACCCGCAGTCGCAGGCCGTACCGGTCCAGTCCGAGCGGCCGGATCCAGCCACCGCGCAGTTCGGCGGGCACGTGCTTGGCGAGCTGCTGGACGACGTCGGCGTGATCGGTCTCCAGATGCCGCAGCCACGCCGCTTCGTAGTCGTGGAACGGATCCGGCGGGGCGGCGCTGAACATGTGCGGCCGGAGCGAGTGGGTGCCCTCGGCGTCCGCGAGCACCAGCGAGGCGGGGGTCAGCCTCAGCAGGGTGAGGCCGTGCCCGACGTCCAGCAGCCGCTCGTCCGGCCGGGTTTCGGCGATGGAGACCGCGCGGGCGCGGGCCGAGACCTCGGAAAGCGGGCGGAGCCAGCCCGTGATCCACAGCAGCCCGCGGATGGGTTCACGCAGGTCGACCGGGGCCTGATCGGTCAGCTCGACCATCACCGCGAGTTCGCCGCGCTGCGCTTCGTGCGAGCGTTTCACCAGGTGGTGCTCGTCCGGCAGCAGGATGCTGACGCTGCCGCTCGTGTGCACGTGGTGCAGCTCGGGGATGACGCGGCCGTACTGTCCTGGCTGGTCGCGCTGCTCGGCGGTCGGCATCAGCGTCGCCGGCCCGTTGCGGGTGGCGATCGTCTTCGCGCGTTCCGCGGGGTTCGGCGCCGGCGGGCGGCGAATGGACGTCGGTGTGGTCACGGCTCACCTCCTAAGTTAGGTGAGCCTAACCTGATTTGCGGGGTGAGCGGAAGTAGCCTGGATCACGTCTCGGCTCACGCGTATAGGTTGACCAGGTGGAAGACCGCAGAATCCGGGCACTCGAACCACCCGAAGGGATTCCGGCGTTGAACATGCCGGCCCTGGCTCCCCTGCTCGACCGCCTCACCACGACACTCGGGACGTCGTTCGTCGGGGCCGGGACCCTCGTCGTGCTGGGCGTCGTCCTGGCGGTGTCAGGGCGGTACGGCGTCGCCATTCCCGTCTTCCTGCTCGTCTTCATGGCACCGGCCTCGTTCTACTGCGGCTACCTCGTGTTCGCCGGATCCTTGCGGATGCGAAAGCTCATTCACAAGCCGTTCCGCCTGGTGAGCGGGTTGGGCGGCGCCGTCGTGGCCGGTTCCCGGGTCAGTGTTCCGCTCGACGACCGATGGCTCGTCGTCCGGCTGCCCGCCCCGCTCCGCGCGCAACTCGCGGCACAGCAACGGCTGTGGGTGCTCGGCCCGTTCTTCCTGCTTCCCGGCGTGATGGGCCTCCGAGGTGGCGCGATCCGGGACGCCCCCGTGAAAGGTTCGCGGCCGCTGCGCGCCGAGCCGGTCACGCCGCGCCGGATGCTCACCCTGCACCGGCGGATGCTCGCGTCGCACTACCTGATCGGTGCCGGGATCACGCTGGTCGCGGCAGGCTTCTCGGTCTGGATCGCCCTCGACCTCCCGGACCGCGGCAACAGCCTCGTGTCGGAGACGCGGGTGCTGGCGGTCCTCTGCTTCCTCGCGGCGATCGGGCTCGCCATCACGGCGCTCGTGTTGGCCCGCCCGGCGCCCGAGCCGCGGTGGACCGAACTGGCCGTCGTGTCCGGACCGGCGTCGGTCAACCTCTTCGGCATGGTCACCGTGCAGGGCCGGACGGTGCTGCCCGACGGTCGTCAGGTCACCGTCCGGGCCGGCGGGTCGGACCCGTCGCTGGCCGCCGGCATCGCCGCGACCGGGCGGTTGTGGGTGCTCGGTGTGCCGGTGGCCGGGAAGGCCGCGAAGGCCGGAGTGCCTGGTCACGCGGTCTTCGGACCGGTCAAGTTCGGCCGCTGAAGGGGACTTTCCCCGCATGCCACGCGACGA
Proteins encoded in this region:
- a CDS encoding DUF952 domain-containing protein, yielding MILHICGQGEWAAVPEGGVYTAASLDSDGFIHCSDPGTAHIPAGAVFPGRTDLVLLEIDPALVGAPVVWEDGDPPHPAGIQFPHVYGPIPRNAVVAVHEFPLRGDGSFKIPESVSRR
- a CDS encoding SigE family RNA polymerase sigma factor, whose product is MPAELTDFGDFVQASLPGLLRYGHALTGNPHDAADLVQTVLEKIGSRWSYVQHKTGDPMAYIRRSMANAHVSRWRRTKRESLVADLPDTQPYSPADPFEHEPLWQALRALPPRQRAVMVLRYYEGLSEAEIADSLGISQGTVKSQASKAIASLRTKLALFEPKGEGREAG
- a CDS encoding PPOX class F420-dependent oxidoreductase; translation: MPRSIATNETVDRAALVDFLSTRHRAVLMTTKADGGPQLSPVTCGVDGEGRLVVSTYPKRAKVVNVRREPKVSACVLSDEWNGQWVQLNGTAEVLDLPDSVEPLVDYFRAISGEHPDWDEYREAMVKQGKSIIRVTIDSWGPIAKGGFPAELA
- a CDS encoding CPBP family intramembrane glutamic endopeptidase, translated to MSWLRPERPALPEFVEDPARRRAIVIELVVVFGITLGLSGLRSLLSLVDSLLQPVPLAQQQAQLNVPQATLSLVDLLKQLLSAGQLVGWGALGLYLLWRGGMKLAQIGLDRRRPGRDVLHGLLLAAVIGIPGLGLYFLSYSLGFSLSVQPSTLGETWWRPITLTLSAFGNAFAEEVLVVAYLLTRLRQLGLRENTSLVASSVLRGSYHLYQGFGGFVGNVVMGLVFGRLWQKTNRLWPLIAAHTALDFVSFVGYALLKGRVSWLP
- a CDS encoding DUF2470 domain-containing protein: MTTPTSIRRPPAPNPAERAKTIATRNGPATLMPTAEQRDQPGQYGRVIPELHHVHTSGSVSILLPDEHHLVKRSHEAQRGELAVMVELTDQAPVDLREPIRGLLWITGWLRPLSEVSARARAVSIAETRPDERLLDVGHGLTLLRLTPASLVLADAEGTHSLRPHMFSAAPPDPFHDYEAAWLRHLETDHADVVQQLAKHVPAELRGGWIRPLGLDRYGLRLRVEADSGDHDVRLAFSRPVEGPPQLAGEIRRLVGCPFFSEG
- a CDS encoding ferritin produces the protein MALIKKQPRSKFYELLQAQIHNEFNASQQYIALAVWFDAEDLPQLAKHFYKQSVEERNHAMALIQYMLDTDHHVEIPGTGDVRNTFSDVTELIELALQQEKDVATDIQQLAKAARAEEDYIGEQFTQWFLKEQVEEISQMSTLLNIVKRANGNLFEVENHLHRESIGDGGADTGMPPVAGGAL
- a CDS encoding arginine deiminase yields the protein MIDETTPPRVDSEVGPLRAVLLHRPGNELKRLTPRNNDQLLFDSIPWVDRAQEEHDAFAEVLRGRGVEVLLLADALRTALADTRAHAAGVHAAVDERRLGLDLADSLRSHLSSVSPEVLAEALMAGMTFEELPAAEGVSLVRLMNHPNDFAVDPLPNLLFTRDSSAWIGDRVAVSSLTMPARVRETAVLDLIYAYHPWFRHASRAYGAHSAPIEGGDVMLLSPGVLAIGVGERTTAAGAESLARSVFADGIAHTVLAVPIQQTRATMHLDTVCTMVAADAVVMYPLSRDSLTAFTMRPTDDGSMKVEGPAPFLTAAAEAMGIDRLRVIDTGLDPVTAEREQWDDGNNTLALAPGVVVGYERNVETNARLEEAGIEVLAITGSELGSGRGGPRCMSCPIRRESI